In Blastopirellula sp. J2-11, a single genomic region encodes these proteins:
- the lysA gene encoding diaminopimelate decarboxylase has translation MPTVPQFKTFRTEIAGVSVLDLAAKYGTPTFVYDAAKIVERIEDLRAFDVIRYAQKACSNLAILNLMRKNGVMVDAVSAWEIRRALAAGYGTQGEPAPLVYTADIFDHEALALCVEHGLHVNCGSPDMIAQLGEAAPGSEITLRINPGFGHGHSQKTNTGGQQSKHGIWHEQLNDCLLIADQHGVRVTGLHMHIGSGTDLEHLAQVCGSMEKAAIEVGRTITTISAGGGLPIPYNASQTYVDLDQYFELWNGVRNRLQDSFGHAISLEIEPGRYLSAESGFLLAEIRAIKTMGENKFYVVDAGFNNLARPILYGSYHPMSIALASGETDERPHLDVVVGGPLCESGDIFTQEEGGFVGTRSLPAASIGDFLVIECAGAYGFVMGSNYNSKPLAAEVLIQDGQTHLIRERQTFENLIAGEHIPGVA, from the coding sequence ATGCCGACCGTGCCGCAATTTAAAACGTTTCGCACCGAAATCGCCGGAGTCTCGGTTCTTGATTTGGCGGCGAAATACGGCACTCCCACTTTTGTCTACGACGCCGCAAAAATTGTCGAACGAATCGAGGATCTGCGTGCGTTCGACGTGATTCGCTACGCTCAAAAGGCCTGCTCCAATCTGGCGATCCTCAACCTGATGCGCAAGAACGGCGTGATGGTCGACGCGGTCAGCGCCTGGGAAATCCGTCGCGCGCTGGCGGCCGGATACGGCACGCAGGGAGAACCGGCGCCGCTCGTCTACACCGCCGATATTTTTGATCACGAAGCGTTGGCCCTCTGCGTCGAGCATGGACTGCACGTCAATTGCGGTTCGCCTGACATGATCGCCCAATTAGGCGAAGCGGCGCCGGGCAGCGAAATCACGTTGCGAATCAATCCTGGTTTTGGTCATGGCCATAGCCAGAAGACCAACACCGGCGGACAACAATCGAAGCACGGCATCTGGCACGAGCAACTCAACGATTGTTTGCTGATCGCCGATCAGCACGGCGTTCGCGTGACCGGACTGCACATGCACATCGGATCGGGCACCGACCTGGAGCACTTGGCCCAGGTTTGCGGTTCGATGGAGAAAGCGGCGATCGAAGTTGGACGGACGATCACCACAATCAGCGCCGGTGGCGGCTTACCGATTCCGTACAACGCTTCGCAAACCTATGTCGATCTCGATCAGTACTTCGAGCTGTGGAACGGCGTCCGCAATCGGCTGCAAGACTCGTTCGGACACGCGATCTCGCTGGAAATCGAACCGGGCCGCTACCTGTCGGCGGAATCCGGATTCTTACTGGCCGAAATTCGCGCCATCAAAACGATGGGCGAGAACAAATTTTATGTGGTCGATGCAGGCTTCAACAACTTGGCGCGGCCGATTCTGTACGGCTCGTACCATCCGATGTCGATCGCGCTGGCTAGTGGCGAAACGGACGAACGGCCCCATTTGGACGTCGTTGTCGGTGGACCGCTCTGCGAGTCAGGCGACATCTTCACACAGGAAGAAGGGGGCTTTGTCGGTACGCGCAGCTTGCCTGCCGCATCGATCGGCGATTTTCTCGTGATCGAGTGCGCAGGAGCATACGGCTTTGTGATGGGATCAAATTACAATTCGAAACCCTTGGCCGCCGAAGTGTTGATTCAAGACGGCCAAACCCATTTGATCCGCGAGCGTCAGACATTTGAGAACCTGATCGCAGGCGAGCATATCCCTGGCGTAGCATAG
- the nadA gene encoding quinolinate synthase NadA, with the protein MTTTLETPAFDFAPYRSLSNEELTDRINAVRQKQGSRLMILGHHYQQDEVIAQSDLRGDSYQLSKMAADSGDCRHIVFCGVHFMAETADILANRPEKIAARDGHRVDVILPDMAAGCSMADMAAIDQVENAWEDLGELIDTNDITPVTYINSAASLKSFVGRHGGIVCTSSNAASVLKWAFARTSRVLFFPDQHLGRNTAQTMGIPNDQMPVWNPYDLEFGGNTAEAIRNSKVILWKGHCSVHQMFKKEHVAAFRRDYPGIQILVHPECMQEVNEIADVSGSTGKIIETVRNAPAGTKWAIGTELHLVNRLKQEHPEQEIHFLSPVVCMCATMYRIDLAHLCWSLENLDAGSPVNVVRVDDETSKWSRTALERMLSVT; encoded by the coding sequence ATGACGACGACGCTTGAGACTCCGGCATTCGACTTTGCTCCTTATCGCTCGCTCAGCAATGAAGAGCTGACAGATCGCATCAACGCGGTCCGCCAAAAGCAGGGAAGTCGCCTGATGATCTTGGGGCATCACTATCAGCAGGATGAGGTGATTGCACAGTCCGACTTGCGCGGCGACAGTTATCAGTTGAGCAAGATGGCGGCAGACAGCGGCGATTGTCGCCACATTGTGTTCTGCGGCGTTCACTTTATGGCCGAGACCGCAGACATCTTAGCAAATCGTCCTGAGAAGATCGCCGCTCGCGACGGGCATCGCGTCGACGTGATTTTGCCCGACATGGCGGCCGGTTGTTCGATGGCCGATATGGCGGCGATCGATCAGGTCGAAAACGCGTGGGAAGATCTGGGCGAACTGATCGACACCAACGACATCACGCCGGTCACCTACATCAATTCGGCCGCCAGCTTAAAGTCGTTCGTCGGTCGACATGGAGGCATCGTCTGCACGTCAAGCAACGCTGCGTCGGTTTTGAAATGGGCGTTCGCACGCACCAGTCGCGTTCTCTTCTTCCCCGATCAACATCTCGGCCGCAACACGGCGCAGACCATGGGGATCCCCAACGATCAGATGCCGGTCTGGAACCCGTACGACTTGGAGTTTGGCGGAAATACCGCCGAGGCGATTCGCAACTCGAAAGTGATCCTGTGGAAAGGACACTGCAGCGTTCATCAGATGTTCAAGAAGGAACATGTCGCGGCGTTTCGGCGCGATTACCCCGGAATACAGATTTTGGTCCATCCCGAATGCATGCAGGAAGTGAACGAAATCGCCGACGTGTCCGGCTCGACCGGAAAAATTATCGAGACCGTTCGCAATGCGCCTGCCGGAACCAAATGGGCGATCGGCACCGAACTCCATCTGGTGAACCGTCTGAAGCAAGAGCACCCTGAACAAGAGATTCATTTTCTCTCGCCGGTCGTCTGCATGTGCGCCACAATGTACCGGATCGACCTGGCGCATCTTTGCTGGAGTCTGGAAAATCTGGACGCAGGCAGTCCGGTAAATGTGGTGCGCGTGGATGACGAGACTTCGAAGTGGTCGCGTACCGCGCTCGAAAGAATGCTGAGCGTCACGTAA
- a CDS encoding HAD-IIA family hydrolase: MGLGFLIDMDGVIYRGSQLIDGADRFIATLKKKQIPFLFLTNNSQRTRRDVAAKLFRMGIGVDEDRIFTCAMATARFLAKQKPGGTAFVIGEGGLHNALHRNGYAIVDHAPDYVVVGEARSITLEMLDAAVQMVLDGAQLIATNLDPNCPTKSGTRSGCGATVSFIEKATGKTAFSVGKPSPVMMRSAQWELGVRSWETVMIGDTMETDILGAVQMGYYATLTLSGGSRAEDLPSYAFRPDRVINSVVDLIEDIENDAMLPAWDHGVTPHPMEESERSMYAAARGA; encoded by the coding sequence ATGGGCCTTGGATTTTTGATTGACATGGATGGCGTTATCTATCGCGGCAGTCAGCTGATTGACGGCGCTGACCGCTTTATCGCAACACTGAAAAAGAAGCAGATCCCTTTTTTATTCCTGACCAACAATAGTCAGCGCACGCGGCGCGACGTCGCGGCCAAGTTGTTTCGCATGGGAATTGGTGTCGACGAAGATCGCATCTTTACTTGTGCGATGGCGACCGCGCGATTTCTGGCCAAACAAAAGCCTGGCGGCACAGCGTTCGTGATCGGCGAAGGGGGATTGCACAATGCGCTGCATCGCAATGGCTACGCGATTGTGGATCATGCGCCCGACTATGTGGTCGTCGGCGAAGCGCGTTCGATCACGCTGGAGATGTTGGATGCGGCGGTGCAGATGGTGCTCGACGGCGCGCAATTGATCGCGACCAATCTTGACCCCAACTGCCCAACCAAGTCTGGTACCCGCAGCGGTTGTGGAGCGACGGTTTCGTTCATCGAGAAAGCGACGGGAAAGACGGCGTTTAGCGTCGGTAAACCGAGCCCGGTGATGATGCGTTCGGCTCAATGGGAACTCGGCGTTCGCTCATGGGAAACCGTGATGATCGGCGACACGATGGAGACCGATATCCTAGGCGCCGTACAGATGGGCTATTACGCTACGTTGACGCTCAGCGGCGGTTCGCGGGCCGAAGATTTACCCTCCTACGCATTCCGTCCTGATCGCGTGATCAATTCGGTCGTCGACTTGATCGAAGACATCGAGAACGACGCGATGCTTCCGGCATGGGATCACGGCGTCACGCCGCATCCGATGGAAGAGAGTGAACGTTCGATGTACGCAGCTGCCCGCGGCGCATAA